From the genome of Sphingobacterium sp. UGAL515B_05:
ATGTCCAGATTTCATATGGTCTGGTAATAATAAAATTTCTGCTACCATTTTCTGAAGAATTTATTTCCGTGTTAGAAAAATCATATGCCTTTCTCCAGAATGAAGTGTTATTTTCATTTGAGTATTTCGCGTAATTCAGGCCGATTGAAAGCTTGCTTTTCTTTTTGAAATCTTTATCATAAATCAAATCGACGATATAGAAATTATTATCCAAAAACATGAGGTCCAGCTGTTTAAGCTGCCTTTGGAATTTATCCTTCCGATTATAGATCGTGGCGTCTCGTTCATTTGGAAATTTACCATAAAAGCTGGCGTACCAATAATTAAAAGAGAGCGAACTTGTTGAATCAATATTATAAAGTGTATTGATTTTCATGGAATGTGTCCTTTGGGATCTTTCGCTAACCTGTTTTTGTCTATAGCGATAACTGGAATCAGGTAAGTAATAGTTTTTTATTAGATCGTTTCGTTTATGCAGGTTTTCACCGTATGAAAAATTATAACCTAATGAAATTTCAAACTTACTTTTTTTAAGATTTAAATTGAGCGATTGGTCCGTTCCCCAAAGGGTAGAAACAGCTGTACTTGCCGACCCAAAGAAGCCCAAATTGGAATTTTTCTTAAGTCTGATATCGAGGATACCTCCATCTCCGGCGGAATCATAGGCCGCACCCGGACTGGTAAGTACATTAACAGACAAGACCTCGTTGCTCGGTAGAGATTTCAGCTAGTTCAATAGATCCTGACCACCCAAATTGACTTTCCGCCCATTTATCAATACAGTAGCTCCCTTTCCAAGCAACTGTAATTTACCTTCTATTTCATCAACGGTCAATCCCGGTACCTGCTTGAGCAGTTCTGCTATATTTGTACTATTGCCTAATATATTGTTTTCCGCATTAAATCTATACCCACCGGTAATTAGCTCCAAGGTAGGTCTCTTGGAGGAAACTGTAACCTCCTCAAGTTTATTGTCAATCTTATGAAGTTCTATAGTACCGATATCTATATCGCTACCGTTCAGCGTTTCGATTCTTTTTATTTGAGGCTGAAAGCCAAGGTGGTTGATTTTTAGGTAAAATGAACGCTGACTGTGGGTGAATTGAAAGTCCCCACTTTCATTTGTAACCACTGTTTTGATAGGGGTGCTGCTACTTTGATGATCCATCAGGTATATTGAAACTAAATGAACGGGTTCTTTTGTAAGCGAATCGACTACTTTGCCCGTAACAGTAAAGGTTGAATCGATGCGCGAAAGGATAATTCTATTAGATGAACCATGAGCTATGGCGAAAAGAAGCAGGCATGGGAAGACTAGGGCAATTTTTTTTAAGACTTTCATTTAATTAAGGTTCTTGTGCAAAGTTTGATGACCATTGTTTGCAGTTAGTGACTATAGGTTAGTCGAGCTCAGGAAAAAAATGTTGCACGATTAATAATAAAAGCGATTACCAATTGGCACAAAAGTCTTTTTATAAGTAAAAGCAAGTCTCTACCCGATATGAGTTGCAGTTGGTCAAAATTAAGAGTAGATAAGATTTATGGTCTATATTTATTCTAAAAAAAATCTTTATTAAAAAAAACAAAACAAATATAGTATATTTATGTTCTAAATAAAGTGTATGAAATATCAGCTTTTAAAAGAAATCATTGTATTAGTAGAGGAATTTGAACAGGAGAACGTAGATGGAATCTACAGTACCGACGCGGATGGATTTAAACGTTGGGTAGTGGCAAAAGAAACCGATGTTCTGGTCGAACCTGAATGGGACGGTAAGGAAAATGGGCGTAGTCCAGAGAGTGTGATCAGCACATTAATAGTGCATATGAATAGGTTTGCAAAAAGTTATTCAAAGGCAGCTATTTGGGAATCTGATTTTTCTACACAAGAGGAGTTTATATACCTTATAACCTTAAGGTCGTTTGGCGAGATGACAAAAATGGAATTGATCAGGCGGAATATTCATGAAAAGCCCGCCGGCATGGCGATTATAAATCGTTTGATCAAACAAGGATGGATCGGTCAGCAAGATTCAGAGCAAGACCGACGAAGTAAGGTGCTTTATATCACAGAAAATGGCTTATCGGCGTTGGATCGACAAATGGGAAAAATACGTCATGCTACCCAGATTGTTTCAGGTGATTTGACCTACAGTGAAAAAATAACACTGATAAGTCTATTGGATAAATTGAGCAAATTTCATCAATTAATCTATGATAGAAATATTGCACCTGATAAATTGCTGGAACAAGTGAAGTTATAATTCAGTCCGAAGTGTAATAGGAATAGCTGGCTTTTTGTTGTCTTTTACACTTTTTGAAAAAGTCGCCTCCGAAATCTGATGATTAATAGGCAGATCAAATTATGGATATAATAAGATACTTTAATGCACACATTGTCCATTGCGGTAATGGAAGGTCCATCTGGATGTTACCCTCGCATAGGGAGTTAAAATAAACAAAAATGAAAAAGAAAGTAGCAGTTATTGGTGCAGGTTTTTCGGGTCTTTCAGCGGCGGCCTATCTTGCGCAGGCAGGATACGATGTGCATGTTTTTGAGAAACATACGCAGCCCGGTGGAAGGGCGAGACAGTTTAGTACGACAGAAGGATTTAGATTTGATATGGGACCGAGCTGGTACTGGATGCCTGACATCATTGAATCATTTTTTTTAGATTTTGGGTGTTGTACTGCTGATTTTTTTGAACTTGTATCACTCAATCCACAATTTGAAATGATATTTAACTCTGGACAGATTCGTGTACCTGAATCCTATCAGGAGTTAAAACAATTATTTGAACAGATCGAACCTGGGGCTGGTACGCAGTTGGATAGATTTATGGAAGCTGCAAAATTTAAGTATGAAGTGGGCATGCGGGATTTTGTGAATAAACCCTGTCACAATTGGGGCGAATTTCTCTCTCCAAAAATTGCACTTAGTGCTTTTAAGCTAGATTTGCTTTCTAATTTTAGATCCTATGTTGCCAAATATTTTAAGGACCAAAGATTGCGGACATTGATGGAATTCCCCGTTATATTTTTGGGCGCTTCACCCAAGGATATTCCGGCATTATATAGCCTGATGAACTACGGCGGTTATGCGCTTGGAACCCATTATCCCAAAGGGGGCTTTTTTCAGTTAGTACTGGCGATGCAGCAAGTAGCGGAGAGACAAGGTGTCACTTTCCATTTTGATCATAATGTTGATACGTTAAATATTGAAAAGAATAAGATCACATCATTAGTTGTTAATGGTGTGAATCATCCATTTGATCTCGTGGTTGCATCGGCCGATTATCACCATATCGAAACACTACTTGCCAAGGAGTTGAGAAACTACGATGATGATTATTGGAAGAGCAGGACCTTTGCCCCCTCAAGTTTGATCTATTACCTAGGGATGAAATCGTCCATTCCAAATCTAACGCATCACACACTGTTCTTTGAGCACCCGTTGGATGATCATATCGACTGTATTTATGGTGAAAAAAAATGGCCTCAAAATCCGCTGTTCTATGTATGTTGTCCATCCAAAACGGATCCGCATGTTGCTCCTGCAGACAGTGAGAATCTCTTCTTATTAATGCCCTTGGCAACTGCTATCTCGGATGATGATGAAACACGTGAAAAATATCTAATTAAGATGTTGAAGCGTTTGGAAAAGCATACCGGTACAAAAAACCTATATGAACAGATTGCATACAAGAGGAGTTACTGTGTGAGCGACTTTATCAGCGATTATAATGCTTACGGGGGAAATGCTTATGGACTAGCAAATACATTGAAACAGACAGCAGTATGGAAACCCAAGATCAGAAATAAGAAAGTCCATAATCTTTTTTATTCAGGTCAGCTAACGGTTCCTGGTCCCGGTGTGCCTCCCTCCATTTTATCAGGGAAAATTGTTGCCAAAGAAGCCATTGAATTATATCGTAAAACATAAGACCATGAAAAAGCTATTTGATGAACTCGCTTATGAAGTAAGCAAAAAAACAACTGAAAAATATAGTACAAGTTTCTCGCTCGGTATTTTGGCGCTCAAGCCCTCCATTAGGGCTAGTATATATGCGATTTATGGCTATGTACGATTGGCTGATGAAATCGTGGACAGTTTTCATGGATATGATAAGAAGCGGCTGTTGGCGCGGTTATATCTCGAGACAAACTGTGCTTTAGAGGAAGGTATCTCATTAAATCCGATATTACAATCTTTTCAGGAGACGGTACATAAGTATGCTATCGACGTCGAGCTAATCCGCCAATTTCTACACAGCATGGAAATGGACCTGAATAAAGTGGACTATAATTCTGAACGCTATAAAGAATATATTTATGGCTCGGCTGAAGTGGTGGGATTGATGTGTTTACAGGTTTTTACAGAAGGTAATAGACAGCGCTATGAGGAGTTAAAACCTTACGCTATGAAACTAGGCTCCGCATTTCAGAAAATAAACTTCTTGCGGGATCTTAAAGACGATTACCATGTTCTTGGGCGTACTTATTTTCCGAATTTGGATATGGCTGTCTTTGATAATGCACTCAAAAGCCAGATTGAGGATGAGATACACAGCGAATTTAAGGAAGCGCTTTTGGGAATTAAAAAATTGCCTGCATCGGCAAAATTTGGCGTTTATCTGGCTTACAAATATTATCTTTCCCTGTTTTCGAAGATTCGAAAAAAATCCTCAAAGGAGATTTTGGAAAGCAGGGTGAGGATACCAAATGTACAAAAAGCCTATGTTGCTTTAAAAAGTTATCTGCGTTACAAAGCTGCTTACTTATAAAATAAAGCTATGAATTTTATTACTGTATTGGTCACTTTTATTGCTATGGAGGGCGCAACCTGGCTTATCCATAAGTATATTATGCACGGCTTTCTCTGGGTATTACATCGCGATCATCATGATCATAGCAATTCGGGCTTTTTGGAAAAGAATGATTACTTTTTTATCATTTTTGCTCTTCCTACAATCGCGTTGATGTATTTTGGTTCGTTAAGGGGATACAATTATCTGTTTTATATTGGATTAGGGATTATGCTTTATGGTATGGCATATTTCTTTGTACATGATATATTTATCCATCAACGTTTCAAATGGTTGAGTAAAACAAATAACCGTTACTTTTTGGCGCTTCGTCGTGCCCATAAACAACATCATAAACATTTGGGTAAAGAGGAGGGCGAATGTTTTGGCTTTTTATATGTTCCGATGAAATACTTTAAAATGTATACTAACAATGAAAAAATATGATGCCATATACTTACTCGCTTATCTTATTTTTTACGGTCGTAATCTGTTTTGTCGCATCCTTCGACAAGCGGCTTCGATTCGATCGTGAGTTTGTCCCATTTTTAAAGTCAGCGGCACTTGTTGCTGTATTTTTTATCGCTTGGGATGTCTGGTTTACCAGTAAGGGAGTATGGTGGTTTGACACAAGGTACACCCTAGGCCTGGTTATAGCAGGTTTACCATTGGAAGAATGGTTATTCTTTATATTTATCCCTTTTTCCTGTATATTTACTTATTTCTGTATCGATAAATTTTTTAGATTACAATCGCTATCTGCCTTTAATAATATCGTAGTCTTTGTGAGTGTCATTATATGTGCTGTGGTGGCACTTCGATATGCCGACAGAATCTACACAGTTGTTACCGCTACGGTGACTATCGTGACATTACTGCTTTTTCACTTTGCATTTCGGATACAATGGATTACGCAGGCCTCTGTAGTCTTCACCTTGCTAATGTTGGGTTTTTTACCTGTCAATGGTATACTCACCGGAACAGGGTTGGATTCTCCGATAGTAAACTACAATCCCATGGAATTTATGGGGATCAGGGTGCTTACGATTCCGGTTGAAGATGCGGTGTACGGATACACCCAGTTTTTGTGGGTTCTTTACTTTTTTAAAAAATTTCAAAGCAGGCCTAAGAAACCCAATATATAAAGAAGGAATTCAGATTCACTGTACTGTCTAAAAAAAATGGAAACTTAGTCAAAAATAGCTTCAGAAAATACTAGTTCAGAAGCCGTTTTTTCTTACGACATTGCGAATTGCCTGTTGAAATAAAGCTTAGATAATTTACTCCACTTTTTTGAGCGTTATCATTTCGTTAGGCAATTTTTATTCTTTTATACATTTGATTTCATTAGTTTTGTCACTCATCCAACAATTGAGAATAACATTTAATGGATCACATCATCGCAGCTATACGAGCTCATTTCGATATAAAAAAAGAGCCTTTGGAAATATTGTTAAGCAATTTAACCATGCTAAGCGTTCCTAAAAAGACAAAACTAATACAGCCAGATAGAAGCGATAAGAACATTTATTTTGTCGAAAAAGGTATTGCCCGCGCCTACACCATACGCGATGGAAAAGAGGTAACCTCCTGGTTTAGCAAGGAGGGAGATTTACTTTATTCAACAAATAGTTTTCACGGATTTGTGTCAGGGTATGAGACTGAAACAGTACAGGTTCTCGAAGATTCACTTTTATATTATATGACAATAGATCAACTGGAAATGCTTTCCCGTGATTATATCGATATTGCTAACTGGATGCGATACGTCCATCAGAAAGCTTTTGTCGAGATGGAACGTCGGTTAATCAACCGCTTATATCTTTCGGCCGAGAAAAGATATGAAGATTTTATGGTTAACCATGCAAAATTGGCTCAGCGGGTAAATTTGGGATACATAGCGTCTTTTCTTGGCATATCACATGTGACGTTATGTGCACTTCGAAAATAGCGCTATTTCTTTAACTACTTAAAAATTACTCCAGGGTGGATTGTTTATTTTTGCATCTTAACCAACTATATTGAGTATGCAAATTTCTAATGCACATGTTGATCAGCAACGAATTGCCTGGGTAGATGTATTGCGTTTTATCGCAATATTCATGGTAATCGCCATTCATTGTTCAGATCCATTCAATGTATCGGCCGAAGCAAGGTCTAATACGGATTTTAACTATTGGGGCTCCATCTACGGGTCGGTGCTAAGGGCCTGTGTACCTATTTTTGTGATGATTACCGGATTACTGTTGCTACCTGTGAAAATGAGTATGGGTGAGTTTTATAAAAAGCGTCTGTTGCGTATTACTGTTCCGTTTTTATTGTGGTCGGTACTTTACAACCTTTTCCCTTGGATAACAGGACTATTGGGACTTCCGCCAACGATCATTTCAAATGTATTTGCCTATGCTGCCAAAGATTCATCACAGTCGTTAGCAAGCGCACTTGTTCAAATTTCTTTAATTCCAATTAAATTCAATGTTTATACCGTACCCATGTGGTATATTTATATGTTGATCGGTTTATATCTTTACATGCCTTTCTTTTCCGCATGGGTTGAAAAGTCGACCTCGGGGCAGCAGAAGGTATTTTTGGGAATTTGGTTATGTACACTGGTTTTGCCTTATGCCTATTCATTTTTCTCAAAAGAGCTATTTGGCCTTAGTGCCTGGAATACTTTTGGTACATTTTATTATTTTGCGGGTTTTAATGGGTATTTATTACTTGGGTATGTATTGACTCATCACCTAAAAACCTGGTCTTTTCCCAAGACATTTTTAGTGAGTGTACCTTTATTTATAATCGGCTATACAATTACACATACCGGCTTTAAATGGATGGCTTCCAATCCGGCTGCCAGTGAAGAACAGATCGAGCTGTTCTTTTTATATTGTTCTCCTCAAGTATTCATGATGACTTTAGCCATTTTCTTGTTAGTACGTACTGTAAAGTTGACGTCGGTAAAGATGAGAAGCATTTTTTCAAATATTACAAAATGTGGCTTTGGCATCTATTTAGTACATTATTTTGTTGTAGGGCTTGGCTATTGGTTGGCCAATGTTCTTTCAATTCCAATATCACTAAAAATACCTATGACTGCAGCCCTTGTTTTCCTAATTTCCTGGGGCTTTGTGGCTACTTTTTATAAAATAATCCCGCGGGCGTCAAAATGGATCTTTGGGTAAGGATAGCTACTTAATCGCGCTATAGGCCAATGATTGGGGAGCGATATTATGGATGTCTTTATCGGCTCCCCGAATGATATTTAGGCTTAAATTTATATATTATCGGTATTTTCAGCTTAAATAAAACACGATATTATATTTCATTTAAAATAGCTCCAGCTATGAATACCAGTATTGGTGCATCCTAAACAGCGTTTGAACGATAACCAGCGTTGTCTATTGCTTTACCCAATAAAAAGTCTTTGAAAAAATGCCTTTATGAGCCACTATTTTTAACTTTTTTCCCTGCAGGTACATTTCGCAATTGCCCTTTTGTCCAGTGTCGTGGTTTTCCACAGTCCCTTTCCACTCATTTTTTTCAAAACGCACATTATAGAGTGTTGGACGGCCTTTGGGATCGAGACCGGAAAATTTTCCGCTGTTGTAAGAGATCGTAATAATGTAGCCTTCCTCAGTTTTCCATTTTCCTGCAAAATTATCATTAGAGGATTGGGCAACACTCATGATTGTCATAAAGAC
Proteins encoded in this window:
- a CDS encoding phytoene desaturase family protein; its protein translation is MKKKVAVIGAGFSGLSAAAYLAQAGYDVHVFEKHTQPGGRARQFSTTEGFRFDMGPSWYWMPDIIESFFLDFGCCTADFFELVSLNPQFEMIFNSGQIRVPESYQELKQLFEQIEPGAGTQLDRFMEAAKFKYEVGMRDFVNKPCHNWGEFLSPKIALSAFKLDLLSNFRSYVAKYFKDQRLRTLMEFPVIFLGASPKDIPALYSLMNYGGYALGTHYPKGGFFQLVLAMQQVAERQGVTFHFDHNVDTLNIEKNKITSLVVNGVNHPFDLVVASADYHHIETLLAKELRNYDDDYWKSRTFAPSSLIYYLGMKSSIPNLTHHTLFFEHPLDDHIDCIYGEKKWPQNPLFYVCCPSKTDPHVAPADSENLFLLMPLATAISDDDETREKYLIKMLKRLEKHTGTKNLYEQIAYKRSYCVSDFISDYNAYGGNAYGLANTLKQTAVWKPKIRNKKVHNLFYSGQLTVPGPGVPPSILSGKIVAKEAIELYRKT
- a CDS encoding sterol desaturase family protein, with amino-acid sequence MNFITVLVTFIAMEGATWLIHKYIMHGFLWVLHRDHHDHSNSGFLEKNDYFFIIFALPTIALMYFGSLRGYNYLFYIGLGIMLYGMAYFFVHDIFIHQRFKWLSKTNNRYFLALRRAHKQHHKHLGKEEGECFGFLYVPMKYFKMYTNNEKI
- a CDS encoding MarR family transcriptional regulator, with the protein product MKYQLLKEIIVLVEEFEQENVDGIYSTDADGFKRWVVAKETDVLVEPEWDGKENGRSPESVISTLIVHMNRFAKSYSKAAIWESDFSTQEEFIYLITLRSFGEMTKMELIRRNIHEKPAGMAIINRLIKQGWIGQQDSEQDRRSKVLYITENGLSALDRQMGKIRHATQIVSGDLTYSEKITLISLLDKLSKFHQLIYDRNIAPDKLLEQVKL
- a CDS encoding carboxypeptidase-like regulatory domain-containing protein — protein: MKVLKKIALVFPCLLLFAIAHGSSNRIILSRIDSTFTVTGKVVDSLTKEPVHLVSIYLMDHQSSSTPIKTVVTNESGDFQFTHSQRSFYLKINHLGFQPQIKRIETLNGSDIDIGTIELHKIDNKLEEVTVSSKRPTLELITGGYRFNAENNILGNSTNIAELLKQVPGLTVDEIEGKLQLLGKGATVLINGRKVNLGGQDLLN
- a CDS encoding Crp/Fnr family transcriptional regulator, which gives rise to MDHIIAAIRAHFDIKKEPLEILLSNLTMLSVPKKTKLIQPDRSDKNIYFVEKGIARAYTIRDGKEVTSWFSKEGDLLYSTNSFHGFVSGYETETVQVLEDSLLYYMTIDQLEMLSRDYIDIANWMRYVHQKAFVEMERRLINRLYLSAEKRYEDFMVNHAKLAQRVNLGYIASFLGISHVTLCALRK
- a CDS encoding acyltransferase, whose product is MQISNAHVDQQRIAWVDVLRFIAIFMVIAIHCSDPFNVSAEARSNTDFNYWGSIYGSVLRACVPIFVMITGLLLLPVKMSMGEFYKKRLLRITVPFLLWSVLYNLFPWITGLLGLPPTIISNVFAYAAKDSSQSLASALVQISLIPIKFNVYTVPMWYIYMLIGLYLYMPFFSAWVEKSTSGQQKVFLGIWLCTLVLPYAYSFFSKELFGLSAWNTFGTFYYFAGFNGYLLLGYVLTHHLKTWSFPKTFLVSVPLFIIGYTITHTGFKWMASNPAASEEQIELFFLYCSPQVFMMTLAIFLLVRTVKLTSVKMRSIFSNITKCGFGIYLVHYFVVGLGYWLANVLSIPISLKIPMTAALVFLISWGFVATFYKIIPRASKWIFG
- a CDS encoding phytoene/squalene synthase family protein; amino-acid sequence: MKKLFDELAYEVSKKTTEKYSTSFSLGILALKPSIRASIYAIYGYVRLADEIVDSFHGYDKKRLLARLYLETNCALEEGISLNPILQSFQETVHKYAIDVELIRQFLHSMEMDLNKVDYNSERYKEYIYGSAEVVGLMCLQVFTEGNRQRYEELKPYAMKLGSAFQKINFLRDLKDDYHVLGRTYFPNLDMAVFDNALKSQIEDEIHSEFKEALLGIKKLPASAKFGVYLAYKYYLSLFSKIRKKSSKEILESRVRIPNVQKAYVALKSYLRYKAAYL
- a CDS encoding lycopene cyclase domain-containing protein: MMPYTYSLILFFTVVICFVASFDKRLRFDREFVPFLKSAALVAVFFIAWDVWFTSKGVWWFDTRYTLGLVIAGLPLEEWLFFIFIPFSCIFTYFCIDKFFRLQSLSAFNNIVVFVSVIICAVVALRYADRIYTVVTATVTIVTLLLFHFAFRIQWITQASVVFTLLMLGFLPVNGILTGTGLDSPIVNYNPMEFMGIRVLTIPVEDAVYGYTQFLWVLYFFKKFQSRPKKPNI